From Punica granatum isolate Tunisia-2019 chromosome 1, ASM765513v2, whole genome shotgun sequence:
AAGGCTGGCTTCTGTTTaccagaagaagaagaagaagaagaagaggcagaaaaaagaagataaataaGGGTCTTCACTGATCGATACATAgtgataaaaatataatatagcTACTTATAGTTTAGTTCCAATTGCATTCTGTGTCTCGTCGGCTGAGCTTTTGAAGTCGTTTTCATGCCCGGCTAAACCCATCCATCTTCTACTTTCTTTTCAATCCCTTTGCTTCCCCAGTCCACTTTTATGTCTTTGCTTCTACACTTTCGCACCTCAGCATGGCATGGCATGGCATGGCATGGCATGGCATGGCTAGGGTAAGCTCTGTCACTCCGTACTCAGCTCACTAGCTGAGCTAAAGTGAgcgatgtttttttttatttatttattctttctttctttcttcttttctatttcacaGGTGGTGTGATTGCTAAAAGGATATGGCAGACAAAGATGAGGACTTGCCAAGGGATGCTAGAATCGTGAAATCCCTTCTAAAGTCTATGGGAGTTGAGGAATATGAGCCCCGTGTCATACACCAATTCTTAGAGCTATGgtaccgttatgttgttgatgtACTAACAGACGCACAGGTCTACTCAGAGCATGCTGGCAAGGGTGTCATTGATTGTGATGATGTTAAACTCGCCATCCAGTCAAAAGTTAATTTCAGCTTCTCCCAGCCTCCTCCCAGAGAGGTAACCCTTTTGCATAAATTTTGCTGCATCTACATTCTTCTACTCTTGATTGATCGTGAGCATGTTCAGCCATGCCATTTGTTGAAGTTGAGTTGAGGGTGGAGCATAACATGTATGgtgtcttcttcttcgtttCGACATCCTACAAAATCGGTTCATCTGCTATATCTTTTGATTCCAAGGCAAGGAAGTGCTGAGGTTTTGAGCAGTAATCTGGACTTTGCTTAAAGGGTCTGCCGCAGGGTGTAGTATGTTTTTCCCTTCTACTCAAGGATGGCAAGTCTAGTTGGAATCTACTCTCTGATAACCTTGAGAACGGAGTTCCCTTATCGCTTCTTGGATTTACGCTGAGGCGGAAGAAGAGTCTTTACTGAAGCTTGACCTGGCTCTTTGTTAAATGTTATTTTCTGTGCCTCTGGGGTTACATGCTTATATATGTCCTACTGAGCTTGTGTTTACCATTTTTGTGCTATATGTTCATTTCATCTGTGGTTAGACTTCAAGGTTATGGCTGTTCAGGTGGGACTTGAATAATGTTTCATGACTCATGTGCCAAATCAGGTATTACTGGAACTGGCAAGGAACAGGAACAAGATTCCATTACCAAAGTCTATTTCAGAGCATGGTATTCCCCTCCCGCCTGAACAAGACACATTGATCAGCCCAAACTATCAGCTTGCAATACCCAAGGGGCAATCTAGTCAGGCTGTAGAAGAAACAGAGGAGGATGAAAGAAGTGATCCGAATCCGTCTCAAGAGCAGGCAACAGAATTGCCGCAGCAACAGCATACTCCTCAGAGGGTTTTGTTCCCTCTTTCAAAGCATCCCAAGTGACCATTCTTTAAGGCAGAGTGAGTTACTATGCGAGTAGAAGAAATGACATAAGCATGCGTATTAAGCTTTTTACTTTaccagggaaaaaaaaaatgtatcaATTTAGTCAACATTATGTTCCTATACTACTAGATCTTTGTTGTTGTAATTCGCGGAGCAATGCCATTCCTCATTTCATCCAAATCAGTCGATGTTGCTGCTGTTAAAGagtgttttgttgtgtttacTTCTTGTTTATTCATGTCATGGGTTAATCTAGGGTTTCTAGCAGTTTGCAGCAAGTGGTGAAGTTCCGCGAATTTGAGAGTTGCTTGTGGATCTTTCTTTGAAGCACTGTTTCGTCCAATAACAAAATACTATGATCAACTATCATGTTCATCTTTTGGCCGAAAAATGTTCATCTTCAGTGAAAAATTGAATGATAAATTTCTCATCAACTTCTTAACGAGGCCAGTGATGAGCTAGTGCAAGTATATGACATGGGAAATGCCATTCGACGATCTTATTGCACTGTACTAAACCGCCAAAGAGGCCGTTGGAAATGTGATAAGCGGGGTAACAATTTTAATTCAGCATGTCCCAAAGGACAGAGAACTTCAAAAAAATACTAGggtcgtttttttttttgaccccccccacaacaaaaaaaaatgaaaaatgaaaaataaataaaagacaagccGAGGGCTGGTATCAGACAACGGAAAGAAGacaacttttattttctatgctgaagtataaataatataagacaattgagaaaaatttaaaaataatcgacacaattttctccaattgtataaatagatatatttgAATTCATACAGTAGAGGAACTCCTCAAAAACCTCCAAGCAAAAAATGTGGTCTGTAAGATCAAAATTACAGCCATAATAGCAATTGGTTCAGGAGCAACTCCTAAATCTGAATTATTTCATAGAAAATTCCGCCGGAATAGACTTTCAGAACTCAAATGATTTTCATCGCCATCTAACTGCTAAAGAGCACAAAGGAATCATTATCAGTGATCTGATATTTAGGCACCGCCAGATCCATACTTCTTGCCAAAGACAATCAGCTGCAACTTATCATAACCAGCAAGCACGCCAGCACCAGCAACGGCGCGGAGGATGTTAGCACCAGCACCCTTGAAAAGAGACTTGGCACCCTCATTCTTCAGGATCTGCGAGAATGCATCCATTGAGCTCTTGTACTTGACTGCTTCACCGGAGGTCATCATCATCCTTCTTCTAACTGTGTCAATGGGATAGGATGCGAGCCCAGCACCATTTGTGATGAGCCAACCGAGGGCAAAGCTAGCAAAGAAACTATCCTGCATATCCAGCAAAAGTGCTCATGTTAGAACTcataacaataaaaatcatataagCCAAGTATGTGTACTATATAATCAGAAAGGGGAGCAAGAACAGATATCCCTATGTTCATCTACTTCCAACATTAGATTATTAGTCATATAAAAGCATAAGACTACAGCAACCACTGAACATTTTCCCAATCTACTTTCATCATTATGTTTCAGTTTAACTCCTGACAAGAAGTTAAAACTAGTCTTAAGTCCTTTGCAACCAATCATGAATCACTATCCTCTAACCATCTAACTTATAAAGGCCTTCACACAAGTGTTTATCCATTCCCTAGACCTAATTGATTTCAATCAGTAGACAAGTTGACAAAGAAGCAAAGTCACTGACCTGCAAGTTTCCAGTCAAGACCACTGGCTTCAAAGAGTCATACATTCCAAAGTAGAGACCACGGTACACAATGATTCCAACACAGGAAATATTGAAACCACGGTATAGCCCCGCAATTCCATCAGACTTGAGTGTCTTCCTGTAGACGTCAACCAATCCATTGAACTGCCTCCCTCCGCCCTTCTTTGCAGCCTTCGCATCATTGGCAAGACGTGTACGGGCATAATCCAGAGAATACACGAAGAGAAGGGATGAAGCACCAGCCGCACCTCCTGATGCCAAGTTACCGGCGAACCATTTCCAGTAGCCATCCCTGTCCTTCTTGAAGTTAAAGAGCCTCTTGAAGTAATCCTTGAATGCAAAGTTCAGGGCCTGGCACAAGTTCCATGGAAAAGTAAGATCTTGAGTAAAATCACGAAAGcatcaaaaaggaaaattgcAAAGCTCCAAGAAACGTGACAAACCTGAGTGGGGAAGTAACGGATGACATTGGCAGTGTTCCCTCTCCACAATGACACAATCCCCTCATCCTGCATTGTCCTCTTAAAACAATCACCAATACCCTTGTAAGGTTCAGACAGCCTACCAGCCTTAATCATTTCATCCTGATTCTGAATGAGAAGCTTCACACGCTCAATCGGGGCAGCAGCTGTCTTGGACACAGCAGCTGAGACTCCTCCCATTAAGAAATCAATAGCAAAGCTAGCAATCCCTTTCTCTGCTGGGGCATGAACGAACATTGGAGATGCATTTGAAGAAGCAACCATAGATAAATCGGTGGAAGCTCGGCAAGTAGGCAATCCAGGATACTGGAATGCGGCATTGGTGTAGTTGCCATATGCACGTCTCTGGTAGAGAGCGGGCCGCTGGAGAGCCCCATCGCAGCTGCGCATGTCTTGAGAAAAGCTAGAGCGGACAAGGAGCTGGCCAGCCACCTTGTGCATCACAGTTGGGTGTTGAACTTGATCAACCATCGTCGCCTTCTCTTTTACCTGCAATGAAGTATGTTGATTGTTTATATTTAGAATACCCGACGACAAGTGCTGCGAGGAAAGTCTTTTTGAAGGAACATGAATGAATTTCAAGCATACAGTGCCCCTTGCCACAAAATGATACAGATCGAAGCCAAAGACTATGACAAGCAAATAGAATCAAGCCTCGATGGCAACTGAGGATCAGAGTCAACTAAGGGCCAAACCAAACATAAAACTATCTCTCTCTTCAATCCGAAGCAGTACTATCAAATACAAATGATTGCTGCAATCAAATAGGACGTAATAAAGAAGTTCGTATTGATTGGCCAGAGatgaagcaaaaaaaaaacagatgaGTGTGCAAGTCAAAAGGGCTTGCAGCTTCAGGTGATCAGATCACAAGTTCAACAGATGATGATTCCGCGTGATCCACACGTAAAACCAGATAGGAATACAAACATTAACTAAAGTTCGTTCCTTGATTGTCAACAATAGCAGTGATACCTTGCACTAGCACATACAGTATCAAAGGCATTAAATTGCGTAGCAAGATCATGGTCAacgcacaaaaaaaaaaaaagaaaaaaaaagagagggagagagaacaAATCACTGTTTCATCGAGTCAGCCAGCAAAAGGCTCAGCTTTTCATTTTCGCTTCCCGCTaataggaaagaaaaaagcatTCGGGAGATCACCTTAGTCAAAAGGGATGTAAAATgtacagaaattcaaaaaaaaaaaaaagaaaaggaaaaacaaaacaaaacaaaccaAAAAAACTGAGAGAGATATAAATCTAGCAGTCAAAATGAATTGGGGGAAGAAAAGAGCCGAAGATCAGCAGCTTAGATCAAAACAGATCTAAAAGGGCTTTCAGACAATAGAAAGATCGCAGAGATAAATCACCTGTTGTTACTCACTCAAAATCTGAAATTCAACAACAACTGCTGGAAAATGGGAATGCAAAAGATAAAAGGGGGCagatctaaaaagaaaaaccttgTAGGGGTGGGGGGTGaatgggaagaggaaggaatgaatgaataataCGAAGATCCAATGGGACTGAGAGAGGGAAATGTGGACGGGGAGGGAGATGATATCTATCAATGAcatctatatattattctGTGCAATTAAACTGACCTCGGACAGCGATTCGATTGGGTGGCTGCGAAAGGAGGCCGGGCCCGCTCTCTGCGCCGGTTGGGAGACGACCGATGGGAGGCGGAGGCTGATGAGAGCgttcttttgatttttgtgTGGAGGAGAACTTACCCACTGGCCGCCCTCCCCCCCtccttttttatataaaaagaaaaaaaaaacatattaaaAATGACACTACAAAATTAGTCCatcttttttcagttttttgcCATGTTTAGTCCGAtctttttttggtatatgTATGTAATTATACATAGGTGTACTATTCTTAAGGAGGaaacgaaaagaaaagaaaatttctaatcatttttcttgttaaatttattattattaattaacttacttaaattaaaatagatGAAATGAGAAGCATTTTTGGTGACCGTTGTTTCATGTGTGTGGCTGGCTGAGTTGTTATTAGCTGTACCGTACTAGGAATCATTTATCTATTTAATTGATGATTATTTTGCGTTTttttgacccaaaaaaaaaaagaaggcaaGGCAAGGCTAAgaggggagagggagagacgGTGAGGTTGAGGCTCATCAATAGCCATCATCATCCCATTCCTCTCCCCTCCTCGTCCTGACTATTCTATTCATTCTATTTTTAGTTGAGTTGAGTAAATGAGAGATTGTGATCTCTCTCGATTCAAGTCCAAATTTACTGCTAGAGAAAATTTCTCTGAATTCTCAtggaagcatatatatatatatatatatatggttatcGATTAAAATTTAGTTGGTCTATACTATACTTGGATATATTCGGAATTGacctgtaaaaaaaaaaagggatattttgagtttgcggtccttaaaaaaaaaacatacgAATAATATGCAATAGAATTCAAAGTCTAGTTTTTGGTTATATTTGAGAACACATCGAATTGAAAGTTCAACAACTCTTTTTgccaattcttttttttttttttgccccttTTCCTTCTTATTGGAAATGTGGCTGcctttagaaaaagaaaaacaaaacaaaaataaactattGGGGAAGGTCATCGGAAGAACCTTCCGAGGCCGACCGAGAATGGGTCTAAGTGACGCCCATGCTCTAAGTTAtgctattttaattattaactGGTCTTCTTGAGAATTGGAATATAGAGCAGTACTGTAAAATTAAAGCGTTAGATATTTAATATTCTTTGTAAAATTATTCTTATCcccttattaattatttatgatttatattcATTATACTAAAAAATTCTTGAATCTCCCTCGAATATTTGAGAAATATTTGAGTAgattgcttttcttttttaaaaaatatagattCGTAATGTATTTTGCCATTATGTACCTCATATTTATTggttaaatttaatatttatactCTATATCAAAACATGATGTAGTGCAGCAGCGCATAATATCGTTTGGTTCCAAGTTCAACACTTAATGAAACTACATGTGctcatttattaataattaagatttatgtttcattttattaAACTAACGAGTCTCCCTTATAACAGAAAAAATatctattatataaaaaaaaatatctatacTTCTATACtatacttaatatatatatatatatatatataaaagggaGAATATGGTTTTCAATTACTTTTGTGCGATTTTACTAAATTGGAGATTCTAAGGCGGTTGCCAAGCAAAAATAATcatgatatttattttattactaGCCTTCAAATTCTCTTATGGAAAATCTTGACCTTGTATGTTTTTTCTAGTTTAAGATTCACATTCATAGTTTGACTAATAATTTTGGCCACACATCTTTTCGTCGACGCTCGATCTCGCCCGTGAACGAGTCGAATTCGCTTCGATATTAAACCATACCAAATTGCACCATttcaaccaaataaaaaataatttaattacttcaaaaaaaaacattgtaCAATATCGTCTTCGGTTCCTCTTCTCCAAACGAACAAGAAAAAATTAGAGCAAGCAAACAATATCGAAGAATCCCTAAATCCGCCCGTGAAAAATTCAATCTCGTCAACAATCATCACCACCTTGAGACCACCAGCCCTTCCCAGCTCTACCTCCAGCTCGAGCCGgactcctcctcttcctcccccTTCCCTCTGCCTCACAATTCGGTAAATTTCTTGCTGAAAGTCGAGGTGGCTCCCGCCCTGATTGCCGTCCACCGTTCTCAGCAATCAGTCGCCGTCTAATTGATTGGCGAAGTAATTTCATTAGCAGTAACATCGAAGCAATCGCTTGTTTTTACTCACAAAAGTTTCTTAAATAAATACGAACCCAAATTCATCCAATATCAACCCTAATTTGATCAATTCTGCCCAGCTTCTCTCTAGCACAAAGACAGAGATAGATGGGACAGATGGGAGCACGAATCCCTCAATTTGTTCCCACATTCACGCCTAAGGAGAAACGAAGAGGAACGACATAAAAGGAGCTCCCAACATAAGGTGATTACATAATTTACTGATGCAATTCGGTTGAAATTAATATCGAAGTGGATCTAGCTCGCTCACCAGCGAGACCGAGCGTCGACGAGAAGATGTGTGGTCGAAAACATTGATAGTCAAACTACGAGTGATgaattttaaagtaaaaaaatctGACGGTCAAGAATAAAATAACCGCGGTGATTATTTTTGCTAGCAACCGTGGTAGCATCACCCTCACTATATGGTCCTCATTATCAATTTTTGTATTGGaggataataaaaattataaaattaagaatatatgGTGAAATTGTAAAAAGTACCCAAATTTGAAATACATTCCTCTTTCCCCTCTATCCccattcctttcctttccttttaattttaattttttttactgcaACTTTTTTAACGAAACAATTCTATTCTATATGTATGGCTAAGCCCCGCCgacaaatatgaaaatttagaGGCAATCTTTTTAAAGTTATAAATCTATATTTTCTCTTTATATGGTTCCTATTTGATATCATATAGAAtgtttatataatatacagGGCGTCGCGCGAATGCATATCAAGTCCAGTATTAATAACTGAAATTCTTTATGGAAATAAAGATAATTTAAGGcgaatttttttgggtaggaaTTTAAGGtgaatatatttattgcatattctatataagaaatatattGCAATGCTATATGGTCAATAAGTCTAAGTGTATTTTTCGAATTATATTATAAGGTATAAAACTATATTATTCGGAACTGTGTATTTGAATAGCATAAAATCCCTATTCTATGGAAATATACTTTCCTCTCCTCCAAACTCTATGCAAAGGTTCCTCTCTACCTTCCAAACTTTattagttaattattataCACAAActtaatcattttattttatgagtaTCAACGTATTTGTGTTAAAGAGTAATTAAGTAGGTTCAATTTtttaagataatatatattttatttgattgaaatCCGTGTGAtaagttatatattatttgatgaACAAAGTAGAATCAGATCCTATACTTGGGGAAGATTGGTGGTGATTAGCATTAACTAATCTTAAGAAGAAGGTTGTGTCATCACAATATACATTGATTTTTATCTGTTCaaatttctttgatttttaagaaaatttatctCAACGTTAACTATATTTTGCCTAGTTCATATGTACAATATTATGGATTTTTTTAGTCgtaattgtaaaatttttattaattaaacacAATGACTTTTCCATGGAATTCTTGGAACGAAGTTATTTGTCACACAACTATAAGTCTCTTCCATCGCTCTCCATtataaaatttgtatttttagaCTATTTAGTTGTTGATAATTCTTTTCCTCTGAAGTTCCAATTCAAAAGTGATGTAAATTTTGTGTTAATCTAATCTTACATGAGTAAtttgtaatattatttttagtatttaaTGTAGTTTGTATCCTTAttaatcttttatatatataacactaGGTGCTATTTTTTAGACAATCTTATTATCTTGgaagtatatattttattttaccaCCAGTTGGTTTTACATGGAAATTATATGGTAATTCATCTATGAGAAATGTAAACTTTCTGATCGTTTTGATCTCCTATAATTATCTTAAACAGTATGTATTCCTCTAATATTGAGGAAAGATATTTCGTGTATTCCTCTAATACCTTCTATATGTATGTCAACGAGTATTTAGAATATATACTTGTATCtcaaaatgtatatatattataagaataataattatagaaTTCTTTTTATAGTAAGTTGAACTTTTATGAAACTCTTAGATTATTAGAATatgcaaattgaaattcaaagaaataATACGGAATTAGTTTGCGTTTTaaattctatttcttttttttaatagatatcAATCGGTTATTTACATATAActcattaattttatatttttcaactaACC
This genomic window contains:
- the LOC116210023 gene encoding ADP,ATP carrier protein 1, mitochondrial-like isoform X1, which encodes MSLIDIISLPVHISLSQSHWIFVLFIHSFLFPFTPHPYKVKEKATMVDQVQHPTVMHKVAGQLLVRSSFSQDMRSCDGALQRPALYQRRAYGNYTNAAFQYPGLPTCRASTDLSMVASSNASPMFVHAPAEKGIASFAIDFLMGGVSAAVSKTAAAPIERVKLLIQNQDEMIKAGRLSEPYKGIGDCFKRTMQDEGIVSLWRGNTANVIRYFPTQALNFAFKDYFKRLFNFKKDRDGYWKWFAGNLASGGAAGASSLLFVYSLDYARTRLANDAKAAKKGGGRQFNGLVDVYRKTLKSDGIAGLYRGFNISCVGIIVYRGLYFGMYDSLKPVVLTGNLQDSFFASFALGWLITNGAGLASYPIDTVRRRMMMTSGEAVKYKSSMDAFSQILKNEGAKSLFKGAGANILRAVAGAGVLAGYDKLQLIVFGKKYGSGGA
- the LOC116210043 gene encoding transcription initiation factor TFIID subunit 9-like, which encodes MADKDEDLPRDARIVKSLLKSMGVEEYEPRVIHQFLELWYRYVVDVLTDAQVYSEHAGKGVIDCDDVKLAIQSKVNFSFSQPPPREVLLELARNRNKIPLPKSISEHGIPLPPEQDTLISPNYQLAIPKGQSSQAVEETEEDERSDPNPSQEQATELPQQQHTPQRVLFPLSKHPK
- the LOC116210023 gene encoding ADP,ATP carrier protein 1, mitochondrial-like isoform X2, whose amino-acid sequence is MVDQVQHPTVMHKVAGQLLVRSSFSQDMRSCDGALQRPALYQRRAYGNYTNAAFQYPGLPTCRASTDLSMVASSNASPMFVHAPAEKGIASFAIDFLMGGVSAAVSKTAAAPIERVKLLIQNQDEMIKAGRLSEPYKGIGDCFKRTMQDEGIVSLWRGNTANVIRYFPTQALNFAFKDYFKRLFNFKKDRDGYWKWFAGNLASGGAAGASSLLFVYSLDYARTRLANDAKAAKKGGGRQFNGLVDVYRKTLKSDGIAGLYRGFNISCVGIIVYRGLYFGMYDSLKPVVLTGNLQDSFFASFALGWLITNGAGLASYPIDTVRRRMMMTSGEAVKYKSSMDAFSQILKNEGAKSLFKGAGANILRAVAGAGVLAGYDKLQLIVFGKKYGSGGA